One Rhizoctonia solani chromosome 2, complete sequence DNA segment encodes these proteins:
- a CDS encoding deoxycytidylate deaminase (dCMP deaminase) translates to MSTGIVPRELTPEEREKLIQAAIEAKGKAYSPYSNFRVGAALFATDGNIILGSNIENASYGGTICAERTALVKAVSEGTKSFLAIAVTSDVDEIVSPCGICRQFIREFCSLKTPIYMVKSSYTPATSDTAVKAVLLEDILPYSFGPEHLEMPRT, encoded by the exons ATGTCCACCGGTATAGTCCCACGAGAGTTGACACCAGAAGAGCGCGAAAAGCTTATTCAAGCGGCCATCGAAG CCAAGGGCAAGGCTTATAGCCCTTATTCAAACTTCCGCGTTGGTGCCGCACTATTTGCAACAGACGGGAACATTATTTTGGGTAGCAACATTGAGAATGCCTCTTACG GGGGGACTATATGTGCCGAACGTACGGCCCTGGTCAAGGCAGTT AGCGAAGGCACCAAAAGTTTCTTAGCTATTGCGGTGACGAG TGACGTCGATGAAATCGTGTCTCCGTGTGGCATTTGCCGTCAATTTATTCGCGAATTCTGCTCGCTCAAGACACCTATTTATATGGTCAAGTCGAGCTATACTCCAGCCACTTCCGACACCGCAGTCAAGGCCGTTCTTCTAGAGGATATTCTTCCGTATAGTTTTGGACCGGAGCATCTGGAGATGCCAAGAACTTAG